The sequence AGGCAGCCAGACTGTTTCACTGTTTTGGTAAGGAAATGAAGGAAGTACTGGATTCATTTGTCTTGACGGAGCAAAGCAGAAACAGGAATCCAGGGGATACGGCGCTGAATGCAAGCTGGAGGCCCAGGCTTCGATATTTGCACTCCATGGTCAGCATGTATCCCGACGAGGAGGCTGGAGCACATAGCGCAGAATCCATCAGTCAAACGGCCGAACACATGCAAACACTAATTGTCCTCCATGCAGCTATCAGGGATCTTTCTGTTATCAATCCGATTCCCCGGAGAAAGGATTTAAGCGACGTCAGCTCTTCCTTCCAGAGGAAAGTTGTTGATCTAAACTTTTGATCGAGCACTGGTTTGAAAATGGTTTCATTATTCAAGATAAACTGGTCGCTGGCAGCAGTTATTCCATTTGAATGCCTCCTTAAATCCTCTTTATATGCACCAGTTAGGACGGGAAGAGCTCACACTCAATCACAATTCAGGCTCCTGGTGTCAGTTTCGTGGGTTGAGTGACTTTAAAGCGTTGAAAAGTGGATTTATTACTAAGATACATCTCCATAAGAAACTATGGGTGTTTTCAGCTGATCCAAACACTAATATTGCAGCAAAGACAAACCACAAATTAACTCCAGCTATAAAGAATACTGTATTGATGAAAGCAATAAAATGCCAAACACCCCTCAGAACTCCTTCAAAGAAATAACGTTAGCCATCAGCCTGTCTATCCGCAGAAAGGACCGCGCTCGACGTATGGAACGCTCGCTTCCTGCTCAACACTCCCCGTGTCCATGAGCTGGGAATCTCTTGCGTGAAGATCCAACTCTGACGCAAAACAAGTAACAGATGCTTAGATGTCAGGATGACACGCACAGTTTAACGAGTGCAGCTGCAAAAATTAAACtctttacgggggggggggggctacaaaaAAATGTAGACAATAATTTGTCAAGTTTTGGAAAACAAACCCATTCCCGTCTTTAGATTGGTCGACTTCAGGTTCGGATCCCGACTTCGCCTCTGTGCAAGGTGATTAATTGGAGGTTTTTATTTGTCCAAGGAAGAAGCTTACACCACCGTGCTGCTCATCGGCATCCGCAAAGAGGCCCGCTCCCAGGTTCTACACCTCTCCAGGAACAAGCGCTACACCCTAACGCCGGAGCACCTCAAATGGGACGAGCTCAAGCTCACATACAAGTATTCATTGGCAACTCTTCCACTTGTCTGCATAAGAGCACAGCAGAGTTtagaaagtttaaaaaagaaaacaagtctttaaaaaaacacacacaccagagaggTAGTCAGGGGTTTGTTTTGGCAGGAGATAGTTTTCACTTGAAGTAGGCCAAGTTCAGGTTTTTTGTTGATGTGGACTTGTTGCTCTTTAATGGAATTAATTATCGCACTTTCCCGTCATCTCATGTCAGTCTGGATGtcaaatgcaaaatgtattgTGGACCCACAGCTGTAATCGCAGGGCCGCCGCTGCACAGTCGCACTTGCTTGACACTTAGCGCTCCCTGAAGTTATAGAACGTGATTCCCATCCAAGTCCTTGATGAGAAGGTTCTGGTCCGTGTGAACAGTAGCCATTGTATTTTGGCAGGTTGCTCTACTGTAGAGGAATGTGTGTCGAGTCCAGTGTGTTTTAAAGTTGCTGTATTTCTGAGCAGGTTGCTCTCCTTTCCTACCAACGTAATAAACGCCAGCGACACGCGTCGAGGCTTTGCCAAAGCCTTTGGcatgtggagcgacgtctcgcCGTTCAGCTTCAGAGAGGTGCCAGCTGACCAAGAGGCAGACATTAAGATCGGTGGGTCCTCTTCATGTGGCTGCATCAATCCCCAGCAGATGTTCTTTGGCTTGTGGTTACTGTTTTTCTCTTGGTGCTGTCACCAAAAAAATGCCTCTGCCTCCAGACCTTATAAATCACACCACCACGACTATATTACAGAGCTTATATCCAGTTTGATTTATAAttgtaaatgaaaaacaaataggGGTTCTTTTTTCGTACACGGCGACCCTGTCGGAATGATCTGCTCCGTCTGCTCCTCTGAGTCCTGCATAGGGTCTCAATGGCAGCCAGAGGGATGGCCGTCACCCGTTAGAGTGAAGGCTGCAGAAGATCTGTGGTTTTTAACTCACCATACTCCCGCTGTGGTCGACTCAGAGGGGCAGTAATGGGGGGGTTCCCTCTTCGGCTCTGAggcatgtctctctctctctctctgtgtcttggCAGGCTTCTACCCCATCAACCACACAGACTGTCTGCAGTCCTACTTGCACCATTGTTTCGACGGCATCACGGGAGAATTGGCTCACGCTTTCTTCCCCCCAAATGGAGAGATCCACTTTGACGACCACGAATACTGGATTCTGGGAGATATGCGCTTCAGCTGGAAGAAAGGCACGCGTCTTCATCGTGTTCTTCGTCAGACTTCGAGGGTTTCACTTGTAAAGTGATGGATTCTGAAGCGACAAGCTGGCGGGCCGCACCTGCAAATTGTAAGAGAAAATGAATCAACAGAAGGCCTTTCTGTGTTGCAGGAGTTTGGCTCACGGATCTCGTCCACGTGGCGACCCATGAGATCGGCCATGCCTTGGGACTTATGCACTCTTTGGATCCGAAGGCTATAATGCACCTGAATGCGACTCTGACGGGGCGGAAGCAGATCACGCAGGATGAGGTGTGGGGCGTGCACCGCCTCTATGGTAGGCTCTGCTGCTCTATGGCATCAATGGGGCTTTTCTTATGTCGGATAtttaagtaccggtaagtaCATCTGGTGATGGTCGCGACGATACCCAGAAGTACTGAGTCTCAGAAAAAGGATTTGAAAGttgttgaggtttttttttggtctaatCCAAAATGGCACCCACTGAATGACTGACAGACGCGAGATCACCTGAAAcacatattaattattttatttcctgatcACCTGCGGTACCTCCACAGACACTAAACTATGATTGATCATCAACAATTTCAGGGATAGATCAATTAAAACCTATATACGCTAGCTCAAAAGGCAACGCAGCATATTAAAACAGCAAGATCCTGGACGTGAGAATTGCCTCTGGGTCCTTATGATGAAAGCTGTGACCCACTTTCTGATGGAGGAGCTTAATGTTTGTCTGGCTCAAGAGCCAACGTGGCATTAATGAACGTAAACTGCCCCATGGCATTATCAGTGTTATTGTGAGTCATCTTCGCTGGAGCCAAACTCTCTTTGCCACCTGACCGTCCTTCTCTCGtaatctctccctcccttccagGATGCCTGGATCGTTTATTTATCTGTCCAGCCTGGGCTCGTAAAGGATACTGTGAGAGCAAGCGAAAGCTGATGCAGAAGCATTGCCCTTCCAGCTGCGATTTCTGCTACGGTAAGACTCAGCAGTGGCAGAGTAGCAGCAGTGCAGattgagaagagaaaataaaaggttttctcAATCGAGCAGCACGAGGAGCCGCTGTGAACCGTTTGCCAATGGAGCAACGGGAGCCAACAGGGCCGGCCAAGCGGAGCGGCGATGAGGTTTAAAGAGAGATTAATTAGCAGGAGTGTATGTTTAGATCTGGATAACGCCTGCATCTCTAGGGAGGGAATGCGTCTCGACCCAGATAGCAGAGGAGGAACCTGCCGCCTCCTGTCCCGTCTCCGCACTAGTTATTGATGGCCATGTCTGAGATGTAATCATTTTACCGTGCGATGCACTGGTGCTGATGTCTCCTGTTTGCACAACAGGAAATGGCTCCATCTAAACTCTCACAGCCCTTAGAAAATCCCAGAAAGTCACAACAATCTAAGGCTTAGATTGTTGTGACTTTCTGGGATTTTTGTCAGcaacaaagggggggggcagcgtggagacagaggcaggagGATACAATCCCTGGCTTGCAGTAATCTGTTCCTCATTGCTGATTGGGAGACGTACAGCTATGGAAAATTCCTCAGGCAATTCCAAACCACTGGAATTTCAGACTGTGGATTTGAGGGTTAGAGACACGCAAGGTCAATTTGGATTTTCACGGCATTGACGAgtgactttttttaaatgttaaatgttgtgtttgtcAGAATCCAGTCGGTCttatcaatgtgtgtgtgacgtaACTTATGTCACTGCCTGGAGACAGGTAgatgtttgtccgtctgtctgtctggagcATAAACTAAAAGGCCTCCCTCCACTCGATCCTGCTCAGAGTTCCCCTTCCCCACCGTGGCTCCCACCCCGACACCACCGAGAACCAAACAGAAGCTGGTCGTCGAAGGAAAGAAGCTGACCTTTCGCTGCGGCAAGAAAATAGCATCGAAGAAAGGCAAAGTATAGTGAGTGTCCTCCACCCGTCGCCAGCGCCCGTTTCACCGAGCGCCATCTGACGCTCGGCTTCCGTTTCAGCTGGTACAAAGACGGGGAGCCGCTGGAGTACTCTCAACCGAACTACATCGCCTTGAAAGACGACCACATCACCATCGTGGCCAACGCCATCAACGAAGGCACATACACTTGCATTGTGAAGAAAAAAGATAAAGTTCTCACAAACTACTCCTGGAGGGTACGCGTGCGGTTTTGAGCAGGACGCATCGAGACGCGGTCACAAAGAGACCTCAAATACAAgggcacattaaaaaaagaagttttgTTCAAAGTAAATAAACAGTATTTCCAGTATCTTCTACATTCAattgtttctcattgtttttgtGTCAAGGTGTTTTAATAAATGTTCTGTTCTGGTGTGATGGCCACCCATGGATTTCTTCAAAGCGCTCTTGCTACTAAGgcagtgaagtgtgtgtgtgtgtgtgtgaactagCTTACTCCACTAGCATCACAGTTAGCGCCATGCAGCAGTCTGCCTCCACAGACCGAGCCGTCTGTTCCACCAGAGGCTCCTGCTTCCAACACATCAGGTGTAATCTCTGCAAACGGCTCCGgtggggccgggggggggtaGATAAAAGTGATTAATGAACGTTTCCATTTGCTGCTGGCTCTGAACGTCCAGAGAGGAGGGGATTTTTCTTCACCTTGCCTTGTGTACCGCTTATTTTCCTAAGGCTCAAAAATCAAACAATTTATTGGCTTAAACCTGAAGTCgcagagaaaacaaaggcaGAGTGAGGTCTGGGCCTCTTTTCTCCTGGAAGGACGAAATGCTGAGACGATGTGAAGCAGCGCAAAGAATGACATCACTCTTGGACAGCGACTACAGCGTCGCGttcagggatggggggggggggggggggggttcagctcAGCTTCccctttactttttttttcttctcctgacAGTCTGCAGTTTATAACTACGAGGAAAACGGCAGACAAAGCAAAGTTTCAAACTTTATTTCTGTGAAAAATACTGTCCCTCCATGTGACCTCACAGTCCTAGTTATTGTCTGACAGAATGTTGAGTTATACAGTAGCTCAGGGGGGTGGGATACcaaccatttaaaaaaactagTTCTTTCTCGTTAATTACAGGAGGATGTCACATGACAGGACGAAATGGAGTAAAAGATGAGAAATAAACTTCTAACGTTAGGAACCTAAAATGGTGAAATGgtataaaaataatctgaagaaaTGCTGGAAATTCAAAACGCGTTTGAGTCACCGAGTCTCGCTGTGAAACAGTCCTGACTATTTGGTAACAGTTGTAACGATCAGATATTGATCGGGTTTACGACTGTAAACCAGGGACATTGTCCCGTTCCCATGGAACGACATTATCCAGAGCGATCTGTTCCCTCTTCGGTCAGACAGAAAAGTGCCTGGAAGTTCTTGGTCTCAGAATTTGAGGCTAAATCCGGGACCGACTGCAGACGCTCCCTGGTTGCTGGTTGTCAGGTGGAAGCCGGTGTCCTTGAGGTCGTCGTCGCCCTAGAGAGACAGAACAATCGCAATCATCTCTTAGATACCGATGGTAGAAATGATCAGCACCTACACTGGTTGTTTTAGCAAAACATTGAACCAGATTCAACACACGTTTATCGTGaagttctgctttttttttttcatacagaCAGAACCAAATGTGAAATACCACCATTTTCTGTTCGTGTTAAAACGTTCTGATTTGTTGGTGACAGCGCAGCGACAAACACCAACTCTCACAGAAACGCAAACCTGTGGGGTGGGGTAAGCATCCCTGCTGAAAACATTAGGAGCTAAAAGGTGCTCATCATGGAAAACACAAGGAGGAAATATCCTGACACAAAGCAGAAGACTGTAGGTCTGTAATGTGTTTAACACAGACGCCGTTCAGAAGGCCTGGTGGCTGGATGTAATGGAGAAAGCCGAGCCTAATGTCCTTACCAGTTGACTGTAGCCCAGGCCTCCCTCGGGCGGGCGAGGACTGGTGCCTCTCTTCACCCTCTGCTGCTCGCTCTTGGCTGGCCAGGTGGGGAACATGGATGGGTCAATCGGTGACGGCGTCTCACGGAAGTACTCGTGCTTGAGGCCCTCGTCTGATAAAATCCTCTTACCGGGGCAGTAGGTGAGGAATCTGGAGAGAGTAACGATCGAGTTCACGTGGAGACGGCGTGTATTTCAGGGCAGCCTCAAAGGTCTACACTCTCATTTTGCGAGTGGCCGCGCTCACCTTTGCTTTCAGTGATTAAAATATCTGCTGCTTTGCTCATGGACTAGTTCGAGTTCCACCGCTCATCCAAGAGACGCTAACGGCTCCTGGAGAttcgttagtcaggtttcatgactccCGGGGAGTATTAGCATTCAGAGAGAGAATGCTCATACTCccggggagtctgattgccttggtggtgtCGACCCCTTCTTTGTTGTCTGCTCTAACAGGAGTAGAAGTACCCGAACTCTCAGAGCTGAACTAGCCTTAACTGTAAAACACATTGGCTCTCCCTACTGTGCCTGTTTGGAAAACGAGTGTGATCAACGTGTAAAAGATTAACAGCAGCCTGACGGGATTTTACACATAATCCTCCACTTGTGCCCACATCACCGATTCACGTTTGGAATTCTGAGAATGCGTGCTCCTCCCGCACACCTGAAGCTCCGCTGGCTTTAATTACAGTCACACTGACCCGTTCatgagcaacacacacacacacacggcgatgCAAAACATATCAGCTGGCCACGTGTTGAAATCACAACCTCTTCTCTGGCTCTTTTCAGTCTCTCATCGGGAATCAAACTCCCTTTAAGCCGGTGCTCAAACTGAATGCCTGGATCTTAAAAACCTTCCAAACATGGGGGCTGCGATGTTCCAAAAAAAGCTCTGTGCTGTTTTCCTGCCAGACTCTACCTCCAAACTGTGACGAAGCCGCTTTCACACTGACTGAAGGTTTTTAATGAGCGCTTGTTGGTGTGTTGAGTAAACGCCTTCTGAGTCTTTCGACAGCTGGAGCGCTTCAGCCGGGCGCCAAGCCCCATCCTGctgcagcacagtggcgcagtggacGTGCTGTTACCATCCCCTGCAGCTGTCAAGGTGACGGTGCTGTGGCTATGTCATGtacaggtgtgggggggggagaaaaaaacccgtctctgctgtttgcagctgataaacaaaataaatttcaGTGTCAAAGAATTATGAGCTCATTAGTCTGTTCAGTATCAGATGTGTGTTCTCTGAAACGTGTTCCCATACTGTGGCGCTTCagggaaaggtgtgtgtgtgtgtgtgtgtgtgtgtgtgtgtgtctgctacTGTTTTGTTTGAAATCAGCCCGCCAGACTTTCACTGAGGGaatagaaatatttaaaaaccgTAGCCGCACCACATTAATTCAAACGAGGCTTAAACAAAAACACGTTTCTGACACGTTGGAACAGATAAAGCCTTCATCCACAGCTACAGCAGTTTGTCAAGAACACACCACGCGAtatgacacacactctgagtgCATAGCGAGAATAATAGTGGAAATAAGGCAGGCTTCAATTATCCTACTTGTTCATGAGGTCAAAGCCCTGGTCCGAGAGCAGCGCTCCAAATCGCTTTCGCAGGTTGTTGTAGGGATACTCTGTGAAAGTCATCTTCTTCAGCGCCGGCAGCTCGTTGTAGCCGGGCCAGATCTTCTCGCTGGGTGATCCCAGATCCTGCAGACGGCACACAGCAGTCAGCATACGGTGCACATGTAAATGTGCACGATGCACGGGAACCCTGGCATCCTGCCGGGCCCGGATTAGCCCCTCGCTGAGCTTTAGCTTCTGGAATTTAGGGAAAACCCATTTTCTAAATTTTAGATATTACAATGTTGTCAGAATTTTAAAGAATGGAACACGTTTATAAGTATAAAGGtttctggcacacacacacacacacacacacccgccgGCCGGCATCCTCAAAACAGGCAATCAGCTATAAGAAGACAATCATGATTACCTCTGAAGGACAAACCAGATACGTTACAGACGACTCGTGGGGAACTCTACACTGCTGGACAAACCTCCATCTGCTTTTAAAGCTAACGACTTAAAtaaggaaaacatttttttataatCTACCAAACATTCCTCCTTTGTTTCATATTGCATTCAGTGACTTGGTACTGGAGTTAAAGACGGAACCCTTTGCCCCTTTTCCTTTTCAAACTTCGTCTTCTCTCTGAATCCAAGCTTCTCGATTGCATCAGCTGTGACGTTTGAGCGTATTATCGCAGgcctgatgattttttttttaatgtgtgtttgtttgttttttacagcaaGGAGACTCATGACGGGTGTGCAGCTCAACCAATCTGctaacaaagccccccccccactcgagATGATCTTTTATTTCTAAGCTTGCATCCTGTGTGATTTGGTAGCTTGTTATAATACCGTGTTTCTGTTTGTACTGCCAAATCACATTGTTTGGTTTGTCCCCAGGTTAACGGAGCTTCACAACGGGCGCTACACAACGGGTGCTACACAACGGGTGCTACACAACGGGTGCTACACATCCTGTGTGCTCATGATCCGCAAGAAGGAGCAGTACAAATATTAGAACTCAGAGAGCCGTAGGCGACGGGCTCCTGCTGCGCTTGTACACCTGTAACGCCCCATCCAGGTAAAAACGCCTTCTTACGGCGTTTTGTCCAGAGGGAAAAGCACAAGAGGATCCACTTCCTGTTATAAAAGGCAAATCAGGCCATTTACCTTAAAGATCTTGTTAATTTGGTCGATATCAGATTTTCCAGGGAACAGAGGTTTCTGGGTGAGGAGTTCTCCAAATATGCAGCCCACTGACCACATGTCTACGGCGGTGGAGTACTCCTGTGGAGAGAAGAACAAACACCGTGGCAGCCCACTGAAATATCACGGAGACGGCCTGTCTGGCACGCGTCAAGATTGAAGTCTGTCTCGTGTCTGGAAGCAGACGGCTGCGTGATTCGTCGACTGCAGGAGTCGTTTCAGCGGTGCTTTACGACACCATATAAACCAAAGCCTTCACAGATGTTGGAAAAATGTCTTTGCGTGAACCAATCAATCAAGATGACTTAACCATTCCTATGAGAAGTGCATCGCCATGAAGGGGGGAAAGGTTGGGTTCCATGTAAATACCCCCTCAGTGCTGATGGTAAATGTAGTCCAGCAGCACAGTGAAAAAGATCTGCTGCTGAAAAGTCACATTTCCTTCCCAACGCTACTGATGTTCAGCCGTTggtgttgatgatgatgatgatgatgatgatgatggaatgACGGCTGTCGCTCACAAATTGCCATTTCTCAATGCCAATGCCAAGTGCCATTAAAGCAAATCCAGAACCACAAATGTGTGCAAAGGTTGTAGTTTAAAGAGTCGGAACTGAAAGAGCATTCCGGACAGAGTTTTAATAAATGTGACAGCGTCAGGTGTTTCCCTTCCTAATTACTTTTTGATCTTCTTGTCCAAACTTAGCGTCAGTGTTCCAGCTCCATAGCGTGGCGACCTGGAGCGGAACCTAAATCATCATAAATCACTAAGGAAagcaaattattacatttaaaaagctgAACTGAGCATATTTTGAAATCTTTTTGtttgaaactttattttaaagattaatttattataaaaaaataactggAAACTGGTTCACTTTTAAATCATTTCCAGTAGTCCTGGGTGATCTAATGTGATGTATTGAAATCAGTTTAGCCAGTCCGACATGTAGAAACGGTCCGTTCtgccatgtttcatgttttattctgCATCTTAACCCGTTTAGTAGGTACAGTACGAGTGAGTCTTTATTAATGCTGCTACTATTGAACATTCAGCTTGtcccacttctagctccgcctcctgtcttttcctcagagccgctgtctctaagccgtccatcatggctggtctcaccaccgtcttgtagacctttcccttcatcctcgctgatactctcctgtcacagagcacTCCTGATACTTTCCgccacccgttccagcccgcctgcacacgattctttacctcctttccacattctctccatcattcCGCTCTGGTAGCTTCGGGTATTACATGCGCGTGTCTTATCTGATCACCATGAACTGAGGTTGCATCGTGAACTCACCTTCGCTCCGAGCAGCAGCTCTGGTGATCTGTACCACAGGGTCACCACTATAGGGGTGTACGGCTTCAGAGGGGAACCGTACTCTCGGGCCAAACCAAAGTCACCGATCTACAGAGTAGGAGAGTCGTTGAAATGAAGGCTACTATATTGGACTTTGCACCAGAACAAGTCCTTTGCATTAACAGGACTCCTCCTCCCAAGAAGAGATTCTCACTCCAAAGTGGCCAAGCATTGAGCGAAAGCGCGGCTTAGTGATCCTACCTTACAGTTATCATTAACTAACAGAAAAGGGTATGAAGTGCATCTTTCTCACTAAGTTAACATCTGGTGATCCGATCCTTCCGCAGGGGCCGCGTGAGAACCGCGCCCTCGCCTACCTTGAGAATCCCCTTGTGGCTCAGCAGCAAATTGGAAGTCTTGAGATCGCGATGCAGAATCCAGTTATCGTGTAGATGCCGGACGCCTCGAAGCAGCTGGATCATCAGGGTCTTAACTTCACCTGAACGAAACACACGGGGCGAATTTAATGAtacgccaaaaaaaaaaaaaaaacatcaatcaCAAATCACATTGGAATAAAGAAATCGAGCAGAATGTAATATCTCGGGTTACCAGGCAGGAAAGGCTGCTTCATGGTCTCCATCAGACTCTTCAGGTCGTGTTCCACGTAGTTCATCACAATGTAGATCTTGTCCATGTTGCTTCCAACAACGATTTCCTAACACAGGAGTCAAAATGAGACTCTTTGCGTAGTAAGACaggtttttaaaaagaaacgCAGAATTGGATCTTTCTCACCCTGACGGTGACGATGTTTGGGTGCTGAGCTTTCAGAATCGTGTTGATTTCTCTCAGAGAGGTGATGGGGAagccctctttctctttctccatcttcaGCCTTTTCAAGGCCACGATTTCATCTGCAAACGGGACCGCTTATTTCCTGCTTCACCGATAAACACGCCCGTGGAACGCAGAAGGGTCCACACATCTGAGTTCCTACCGGTCTTCTTGTCTTTGGCTCTGTACACCACACCGTAGGTCCCCTCCTCGATTCGGTTCAAACACTGGAATTCCTCCACGCTGCGGCATCCCTGGGAAAAAGCACGCACCTTCTACATGACCTCAACAGGAAGCTCCTTCTACATAAACGCCACGTGGCTCGGCTGGATGAGCGCGGTTGCTATGACGCTACCGACCTGGAGAGCCGGCAGATACTTGGGCAGCTCCTTCTTCAACTCCACAGGGGACATTGGAGGCGAATCTGGGATGTAGTTCTCTTCGGGGGTTGGGGAGCGAGAATGAGTTTGAGACTGAGGCGTGGGGTCACCCTCtcctgcttcatcttcctcttcctcctcatcctcctcctcatcttcttcttcctccatgTCCTCACCGCTCTCCTCCGAGTTGTGATCAAACCTGGACTCTGGCACTGAGGGGGACACAGTCAGTTCCGTTTCGGCGAGCGCATTAGACTCCAGCGTCGCTTGGAGTTTTCATTCCAAAGACATCGTCTGTTAGGAAACAGAccttaatttaaaatgtaaaagcctCCTAAGCTTAGGTTTGCTCTGGAAgatacaaatgtaaaacaaaaatccagTTTAAATTAGCCTTCTCCTGAGCTGTCAACCACATTTGCTCAGTTGTCATGGAGATAATTATGGTATCATTGTGTGACCTCCATACAGAACTTATAATAAAAAGTGATTGCTCTCCATCCACTTGTGAGGAACATGAAAGGTTGAAAGTAGAAGTCATGTTAAACTGTTCTGCATGAATAATAAAGGTGCCACAGACTGGGGGGTGCTGGATTTTAACACTGTTGTTTTTCCAGTATAATAAAGACCTACTCGTTTCAGTCGCTGCGTGACTCCCATTATTAATTTTTTGTTCGTATTTGGGTCTCAGACTGTGTTATTCCGACACCAAGTGAAGAAATAAAACTCCAAATATTCAGCAGACAATGCCCAGCGTTATCTGGCTCTCAACTTTCTGTAATCGGATCTCCAATTAAACTGTTTCCatgaacataaaacataaacaatACTTGAGACACATAATCACAGTTTAGGCCATCTGTAGCAGAGGATTCATGAGAATCGCCTTCAGACATCACTCATTTTATACACACCTGCAGGAATGTGAGTTCcattttccctctcctcttcaaAGTCGTCATCCGACTGCTCTTCTTCACTCACATCCTCTAAAAGGAGGAAGCCAAAGCATTTGATTAACCCAATCGTTGGGTTGCAGTCGTTgatgggtttgtttgtttttacctgCGCTGTGCTGAGACCTCCCTGAGCCTGAAACAGATTCCTCTtcgccttcctcttcttcgcccTCACTCTGGCTGCtggactcctcttcctcttcctcatgctcatgctcatcctcctcctccccctcctcctcctcctcctcatcagagcCTGACGCTGAAACTAGATAAGAGTGTGCAGGTTTTAGTGGGATGAGGCAGTGCGGCTGAAAATTAGTAAATCAAACACAGACATCTACTGTGAATGCGGCTCATTCTAAAGATAACAAAGACTTATGAAtatcattttccattttctcccCTACTTCCATCCAAACCCTACGAATCGTAGCATTAAACTGCCGCGTCGTCGTCTCGTTCGTTGGCCGCGTTTGAACCGGCAGAATCGATTCCTCCATTCCAGCGCGTGTGTTCAGTCTGTCCAGCCAGACGTCTACACTCAGAGCAGCGATTTATGATGAGCCCCAGTGTCACACTCCTTTTAATAAAAGGTCTGCTTCTTCCTCAAAATACAATACCTCACCCATGGAGGACTCTGCTGAGTTGGTCTTTCTTTCACTGTCACTGATATCCTGAAGGTCGGCAAGCAAGTCTTTGCTCTCCGGCTTCTCCTCCTTCGATGCTACAGAAAAATCCAGACACGTAGAAGACACAAGGGATTGTTACTGTGTGGTGTTTCTCAGCAACCCCTTTTCAAAACCACGCACAGCAAATGCGTCAGCGTACAGCGTTGCCCCGCATTCTGATTCAGGAGAGCATACCCTGCGGTGAAATGTGTCGCCGGACGACGGACCAATGGCAACCCAATTCACATCCGTCTAACTCccgtctttgtgttttcacctcTGCCATTGCATTagcaagaaataaataaataaaagacactgtaataaaaaaaaaa is a genomic window of Brachionichthys hirsutus isolate HB-005 chromosome 2, CSIRO-AGI_Bhir_v1, whole genome shotgun sequence containing:
- the mmp23ba gene encoding matrix metalloproteinase-23 produces the protein MARCPALRCAFAPLLLLAVALLALLLAGTQPTAAFPSWSLEEEAYTTVLLIGIRKEARSQVLHLSRNKRYTLTPEHLKWDELKLTYKLLSFPTNVINASDTRRGFAKAFGMWSDVSPFSFREVPADQEADIKIGFYPINHTDCLQSYLHHCFDGITGELAHAFFPPNGEIHFDDHEYWILGDMRFSWKKGVWLTDLVHVATHEIGHALGLMHSLDPKAIMHLNATLTGRKQITQDEVWGVHRLYGCLDRLFICPAWARKGYCESKRKLMQKHCPSSCDFCYEFPFPTVAPTPTPPRTKQKLVVEGKKLTFRCGKKIASKKGKVYWYKDGEPLEYSQPNYIALKDDHITIVANAINEGTYTCIVKKKDKVLTNYSWRVRVRF